A stretch of Brassica napus cultivar Da-Ae chromosome C6, Da-Ae, whole genome shotgun sequence DNA encodes these proteins:
- the LOC125588818 gene encoding uncharacterized protein LOC125588818, with the protein MATERSSSVILLSVLVLALVLSPILPCQAARAHLDVEGRMLLLLRAQRVPPPPPIRFCPACACCAPAPPGACCPCRCTNDP; encoded by the exons ATGGCAACCGAGCGATCAAGCTCAGTCATCCTCCTCTCTGTTCTTGTACTTGCTTTGGTCCTGTCTCCAATCCTTCCATGTCAGGCAGCTCGAGCGCATCTAGATG TTGAAGGGCGTATGCTGCTCCTGCTGAGAGCACAACGAGTACCACCGCCGCCACCAATTCGCTTCTGTCCTGCTTGTGCGTGTTGTGCACCGGCTCCACCAGGTGCTTGCTGCCCATGTCGATGCACTAATGATCCGTAA